A single window of Eucalyptus grandis isolate ANBG69807.140 chromosome 1, ASM1654582v1, whole genome shotgun sequence DNA harbors:
- the LOC104435460 gene encoding beta-bisabolene synthase-like, which yields MALPALFTSFVPSSISHNQPSLLSFRHPRCSSSSFSSSAKSVTCAVTIENPEIVRRSANWKPNVWDYEFLQSLGVDYTEDKYAEQVPRLKEEIRGLFNREMNQVAKLEFIDAVQRLGLGYHFETEIKNALSSIYDNAGYAQLLNDLHAVSLGFRLLRQHGYKISQDVFQQFMNKMDTFNESLNKDARGLLGLYEASFHGLEGETILDEARNFASKHLKDLNLDKVPAMLASYVSHALDMPIHWRPNRLEARWFMDMYEKQQDMIPSLLRLAKLDFNLVQSVHKKEVSNMARWWVELGANKMTFFRDRLVEHYFWTCAMVFEPQYTAYREMTTKLTCMVTLIDDVYDVYGTQEELELLTDFLVRWDITEIDKLPPTIRDSYMALYNTTNEIGYWTMRELGINTIPYMQKVWADECKAYIKEVHWYNKGIKPTLKEYMDNAVDSIGGLIMLLGSYFLTTDKLTEEGLDYVSKIPSVMHCSAKILRLNNDLSTSSYELARGDNFKALECYMNETGASEEATREHVRQMVHETWKRMNKDVFEDYPYSGFGPFLGACLNLARASQCFYQYGDGHGLPDNETKDHLVRALFDPVPLD from the exons ATGGCTCTTCCTGCTTTGTTCACAAGCTTCGTCCCCTCCTCAATCAGCCATAACCAACCCTCCCTCTTGTCCTTTAGACACCctcgctgctcctcctcctccttctcctcaagCGCTAAATCGGTGACATGCGCCGTGACGATCGAGAATCCAGAGATCGTGAGACGTTCGGCAAATTGGAAACCTAATGTGTGGGACTACGAGTTTCTCCAGTCACTCGGAGTTGATTACACG GAGGATAAATATGCCGAGCAAGTCCCAAGGTTGAAGGAAGAAATCAGGGGTCTATTCAACAGGGAGATGAACCAGGTGGCCAAGCTCGAGTTCATTGACGCAGTTCAAAGACTCGGACTAGGATACCATTTTGAGACGGAGATAAAAAATGCTCTCAGTTCCATCTATGACAATGCCGGATATGCTCAGCTTTTGAACGATCTCCATGCAGTTTCCCTTGGATTCCGGTTACTTAGACAACATGGATACAAAATATCGCAAG ATGTGTTTCAACAATTTATGAACAAGATGGACACGTTCAACGAATCACTCAATAAGGATGCGAGGGGGCTTCTTGGTCTTTATGAAGCTTCTTTTCATGGATTGGAAGGTGAAACCATCCTTGATGAAGCGAGGAACTTTGCTTCTAAGCATCTAAAGGATCTAAACCTCGACAAAGTTCCCGCTATGTTAGCGAGCTACGTGAGTCATGCATTAGATATGCCGATCCACTGGAGGCCAAATAGGTTGGAGGCTCGGTGGTTCATGGACATGTACGAGAAACAGCAAGACATGATCCCTTCCTTGCTGCGATTGGCTAAATTAGACTTTAATCTAGTGCAATCAGTCCACAAGAAGGAAGTTAGCAATATGGCAAG GTGGTGGGTTGAACTTGGCGCGAACAAGATGACCTTCTTCAGAGACAGATTGGTGGAACACTATTTTTGGACCTGCGCCATGGTTTTTGAACCTCAGTATACAGCTTATAGGGAAATGACGACGAAGCTCACTTGTATGGTGACACTTATCGATGACGTTTATGATGTATATGGGACACAGGAAGAACTTGAGCTCTTAACAGATTTTCTTGTTAG GTGGGACATCACAGAAATCGATAAGCTTCCTCCAACAATAAGGGATAGTTACATGGCCTTGTACAACACAACCAATGAAATTGGGTATTGGACGATGAGAGAGCTAGGAATCAACACCATTCCTTACATGCAAAAAGTG TGGGCGGATGAATGCAAGGCGTACATAAAGGAGGTCCATTGGTACAACAAAGGAATCAAACCGACATTGAAGGAGTACATGGACAATGCGGTGGATTCAATCGGAGGGCTGATTATGCTGTTGGGCAGCTACTTCCTAACCACGGACAAATTGACGGAAGAGGGGCTTGATTACGTGTCAAAAATCCCGAGTGTCATGCATTGCTCTGCCAAGATCCTTCGACTTAACAATGATCTCAGTACCTCATCA TATGAATTGGCGCGAGGAGACAACTTCAAGGCACTAGAATGCTACATGAATGAAACCGGTGCCTCGGAAGAGGCCACGCGTGAGCATGTCAGGCAAATGGTGCACGAGACCTGGAAGAGGATGAACAAAGATGTGTTTGAGGACTACCCATATTCTGGGTTCGGGCCTTTTCTCGGCGCTTGTCTGAACTTGGCAAGAGCTTCTCAGTGCTTTTACCAGTACGGAGACGGACACGGCCTTCCTGACAACGAAACAAAGGACCACCTTGTGAGGGCACTATTCGACCCTGTGCCCCTCGATTAG